DNA from Leptospira yasudae:
CGTTCCTAAGGTGATCGAAACATGAACGAAATATTAAAGAATTCTTATACGGATCTCAAAGCCTCCCTGAATTCGGGAAAAATCACCGCGACGGAACTCGCAAAGGCGTGCATCGATCGGATCAAAGAAGTCGACGGTTCTGTAAAAGCCTTTCTTTCCCTCGACGAAAAAAGAATTTTGGACGCCGCCGCGGAAAGCGACGCGCGCAGAAAAGCGGGAAAACCGCTTTCGGAATTCGACGGAATGCCGGTCGCGATCAAGGACAATATCTGTATTCAGGATTCGATCACTTCCTGTTCTTCTAAAATATTAGAAAATTATAAATCACCGTTTCATGCAAACGCCGTTGAAAAACTTCTCGCGAAAGGATTCGTTCTGTTTCCGAGAACGAACATGGACGAGTTTGCGATGGGATCTTCCACGGAGAATTCCGCGTTTCAGACGACCCGCAATCCGTTCGACTTGGAAAGAATTCCGGGCGGCTCGAGCGGCGGTTCCGCAGCCGCAGTCGCGGCTTCCATGGTTCCACTCGCATTGGGTTCGGATACGGGAGGATCGGTTCGTCAACCGGCTTCTCTTTGCGGTCTTTACGGACTGAAACCGACGTATGGAACCGTTTCGCGTTACGGACTGGTCGCGTATGCATCGAGTCTGGATCAGATCGGACCTTTCTCCAAGGACGTACAAGGTTGTATCGATTTGTATTCGGTGATTTCCGGAAAGGATGAAAGGGATTCTACTTCCGTAAATCGTCCCGCGTTTTCCGCGAACGACGTTTCCGCTCCCGATCTGAAAGGATTGAAAGTAGGAGTGATCAAAATGACTCCCGAGATTCAACCGGAAGTCACACAAGCTTACGAAAAACTTCTCTCTCAATTGAAGGAGAAGGGCGCGACGCTTGTGGAACTGGACTTCTCCAAATTCTCCCTTGCGATCCCGATCTATTACATCATCGCTACTGCGGAATGTTCTTCCAACCTTTCGCGTTTTGACGGAATTCGTTTCGGTTCCAGAAAGGACAATACGGGAAAGCTCGAAGATCTTTATGTCGATTCCAGAACGGAAGGCTTCGGACCAGAAGTAAAACGGAGAATTCTGCTCGGCACATTCTCCCTTTCCGCCGGATATTACGACGCGTATTACGGTACCGCGCAAAAGGCGAGGGTTTTGATTCGTAAAGAATACGAATCCTTCTTTCAGAAAGTGGATTTGATTCTTCAACCGACTTCTCCTACGACCGCGTTTAAGGTAGGTGAAAAGACGAAGGATCCGGTGCAGATGTATAAGGCCGATATATGGACCACGAGCGTGAACCTTGCGGGAGTTCCCGCGATCAGCGTTCCGATGGGAACCGACGCGAAAGGTCTTCCGATCGGATTGCAGATCACCGCTCCTCATTTTCAGGAAGGAAAACTGTTCGGTGCCGCTCAAGCGATTTCTAAATTAGAAGGTCTGAATATTCAATTTCCGGAAAAGATCGGATGAGCAATTTAACGGCAAGAGTCATTCCCTGTCTGGACATCAAGGACGGACGAGTAGTCAAGGGAGTGAACTTTGTCAATCTCGTGGACGCGGGGGATCCGGTGGAATCCGCGGCGATCTACGAGGAGAACTTGGCGGACGAACTCTGCTTTTTGGACATCACCGCTTCCTCCGATCGAAGGGAAATCCTTCTGCATCTCGTGGAAAGAATTGCGGAAAAAATCTTCATTCCTTTTACGGTGGGCGGCGGAATTAGAACGGTTGCGGATGTGCGCGCCGTTTTAGAAAAAGGAGCGGATAAGGTTTCGATCAACACCGCCGCGTTTCAAAATCCCGAATTACTCCGAGAATCTTCCGAAATCTACGGATCGCAGTGCATCGTGTGCGCGATCGACGTAAAGTTCCACAAAGAACGCGATCGTTACGAGATTTTCCTTCACGGTGGAAGAACGGAAACCGGAAGAGAGGCTCTCGACTGGGCTCAGGAAGCCGCGGCGAAAGGTGCGGGGGAAATTCTTCTTACCTCCATGGATCGGGACGGAACACGAAACGGATTCGATATCAATCTTTTAAAAACGTTTTCTTCCTCTTTGGAAATTCCGATCATCGCTTCGGGAGGCGCCGGAAATCCGGAGCACATGGTGGAAGCGATTCTCCGCGGAAAAGCGGACGCCGTTCTTGCCGCTTCCATTTTTCATTTTGGAGAATATTCCATCCGAGAAACAAAAAGTGCGATGAAAGAAATGGGAATCGCCGTCCGTTTGGAATAAGCTAGCGCATTCTAAAGAGCGTTGATGACGGTCATCACTTGGTTGAAAAACGTGTTTCTCGAAGTGTTATCCACGTGATTGCGGAAGGAAAGCTGCGCGTGGTCGAAGTCTTTGGAAATTTGTTTTCCCGCAGCGATCTTGTTGGACATCTTTCCGCTCGTCGAGGTCACAATTCCGTCGCTTTTGTTCGCAAAGCTCGGACTTCCGTTCGAAAGAATATTGCATGCGATCGTATAAATCGCTTCGGAACCGGGATGCCCGTTGCAAACGCTCATTTCCCCGTAAAACGCGGTCACTCTTCCATCCTTGGAAGATTCCGAAAGTAATCGTTCGAGATATGCGTTCTGTGCGCCGCTGATCGCTTCACTCGGAGAAGGGACTTGGTACGAAGCTCCCAACGCGTTCGTATAGGCGAGGTCCTTTCCTCCATCGGTTCCCGTCATAAATCCGATGAGTTCGCCGATCGCTCCGAAGTTTCCTTGATAACTGGAAGAAGCAAAGGGAGAACCCATGTAAGGAGTGCCTAACGTAACGATGAAATCGATCACATCCTTCGTGTTATTCGTATGATAGAGAGCGGATCGGCTCACCAATCCACCCATCGAGTGAGCGAGCAAAATCACCTTGTCTTCCGAAGTGAAAACCGTGTTCAGCCGATCGATCAGTCTTTTTCCGTTGCTTTCCACATAATCGGATGTGCGATAGGTGAACGTATACAATTCATACGACGTTTGAACACCGGAAAGATTCTGCGAATACATTTCCAACGCGTCGTCCCAAGTGCTTCTAAGATTGCTTACCTTCGTAAACTTATCGGTGGGCGGGTTGAAACTCTTTTCCTTAAAGTCCCAGCCGTGAATCAATACGATTTTCGGTTTTCCTTCTTTGAGTTCGGGAGTCGCGACCGCGAATTGATCCGCCGTGATTTGACCTTTGGTGACGATCAAAGGAACGGGAACGAATTTATAAAGCTCATGATTGAATTCTCCCCAAAAGGCGAGCGTGAGACCTTCGAGGATTTCCTCCGCCGTACTTTTCTTTTTGGCGAGGTTCAGTTTCTCCTTCACCTTTTCCCAGGAGAGATTGGAACAGGAGGAAAGGATTGCGAAACAGAGAGAAAACGCGAGAAGTTTGAAACTGGATTTGTATGATTTCATCATTTTCAAGTGAAAACGAAAAAGAGAAAATTGCAAGAGATAAATCATAAAATCAGGAAGGGTCTTCGAATTATAAGGTTATTGTAAATAAAAAAGGGAAGGTCAACGCGCAAAAACAAAAGAAGGAACGAGGCAAGAAATTTCACCGAAAAACGGGAGTGAACGCGGCGGAAAGAAATTCGTTATTTAAGAAATTTGAATGTTTCCGATGCTCGTTTTCCAAGCGCAAACGGTTTGTTTGTAACCGATGTTGAAACGGAAAAATCGTTTCGAGCCGATGGAGCGTTGTATCTCAAGATTGCAAATCGATCGGTGAGGATGCGACGAAGCATCGCTTTTGCGAAATTATTTTCGGTTTACGATTCGGTCGAGTACGACACCCGTCGCAACCGTAACATTTAAGGAAGAAAGATTTCCGTGTATCGGAATCCGCAGAACGAAATCCGATTTTTCCATCAGGATTCGTTTGACTCCTTCTCCTTCGTTCCCCATCAAAATAGCGAGTTCTTGAAGATCGGGAAGTTTGGACCAATCCTCCGTGCCTCGATCGCTTGTGGAAACGATCCAATATCCGTTTTCTTTCAAAAGTTCGATCGTGTTCGCGAGATTCTTCACCGTAAAGATTTTAAGAAAAGATAATGCACCGGAGGAAACTTTTTCCACGACCGGAGTGATTCCGGCGGATTCGCGTTCGGGAAGAATGATATTCTTTACTCCGAAACATTCCGCGGTTCTTAAAATATTTCCGAGATTGCCCGGATCTTGGATTCGATCCAGAATGAGGAAGGCTCCGGGTTTTTCGGCTAACAATTCTTCGAGATTCTTTTTGTCAGCGGTCTGCCGAGCGGGAGCTTTGAGCGCGACGATTCCTTGATGATTTCTTCCCGGAACGAGAGAATCCAATTTGTTTCCGGAAACCTTATGGACTTTTACGAACGCAGGAAGCCGGTTTATGATCTTCTCCGTAATTTCGGTTCCGGGGTTTTCCTTAACGAACAGCTCGATAAAAGGAAACGAATGTTCGTTCCCTTGATGTGCCTCGGTAAGTTCGATGAGGGTTCTCTTACCGAAGATGTATTCCGGTCTGGCTATTTTCGCCTCCAGCGGATTCCGTCTTTCGTATCCTCGATCAGAATTCCTTGCGCCAAAAGCTGATCGCGGATCGCGTCGGAACGCGCGAAGTCCTTGTTTTTTCTCGCGGTTTGTCTTTCCTCGATCAACGAATCGATTTCGGAATCGATTAGATCCGTTTTCGATGAGAAATCGAGAACACCGAAAATACGGTCATAATATGCAAAAAGTTGAATGTATTCGATTCTTTGGGAAGAATCCGTCTGGTTCGTATCCAGAAAGGAATTGATTTGGCGCACGGATTCGAATACGACCGCGAGCGCTTTGGAAACGTTCAGATCGTCTGCGAGTGATTCTTCGAATTCCCTTTTCCATCCCTGCGTTACCGGCAAAGCGAATACGTAGGAATCGGAGACGATCGTATCTTTTTCCGAATCCAAAAGACGATCCAGGCAGTTCTGGATTTTACGGATGTTTGCGGTCGCTTCCGCGATCCGGTCCGTGGAGAAGTTCAACTTGGAACGATAGTGCGCCGAGATCAGAAGAAAACGGATCGCCTTCGGGTCCAGTCCTTGTTGGACAAGATCGCGTAACGTGTAAAAGTTTCCCTTGCTTTTGGACATCTTTTGTCCGTCCACGAGAAGGTGTTCGGAATGAAGCCAGGTTCCCACGAATGTTTCTCCGGGAAACGCTCCTTCCGATTGTGCGATTTCGTTTTCGTGATGCGGAAACAAAAGATCCACTCCGCCGGTATGAATGTCCACTCCGCTATGATACACCTTGCGGATCATAGCGGAACATTCCAAATGCCAGCCCGGTCTTCCGGTGCCGACTAACGTGTCCCAGGATGCTTCTCCTTCGAGTTTAGGACTTTTCCAAAGAACGAAATCGCGCACGTCTTCTTTTTCGTATTCGTCCGTATCGTAACGGGTTCCGGTTTTCATGCCGGTAACGTCGATCTTGCTCAGTTTTCCGTATCCGTTGAATTTCTGAATGGAGAAGTAAAGGCTATCGTCCTTCTCATAGACGAGACCCTTGGCCTGAAGCTTCTGAATGATGTCGATCATCTCCGGAATCGATTCGGTGGCTTTCGGATAGTGTTCGAGTGTTTCCACGGAAACCGTTTTTAAATCTTCGAAAAATGCCTGCGTCCAAGGAGCGGTGAATTCCTGAATGCTTTTTTTGGATGCGATGGAATCACGGATGATCTTGTCGTCTATGTCCGTGATGTTCATCGTCATTTCGACGCCGTATCCTAAAAGTTTTAGAGAGCGGCGCAAAACGTCCACGAACAAAAACGCTCTGAGATTTCCGATATGTGCGAAGTTGTAAACCGTAGGACCGCAGGAATATACCGTGACTCGTTTGGGATCGACGGGTGAGAACTTTTCTTTTTTACCCGAGAGGGAATTGTGAAAATAGACTTCGATCATTCGGGAAAGAAAATTTCCCTCACGAATTCGAGGTTGGCTCCGTTCTGTTTATCGCCTTTCAGACCGGCTTCGTTTCCTTCGGTAGGGTAGACCTGCATTCTTTTGTCGTTGTTGAGATGATTGAAAAATGCGAATACCGATTTCGGATGCGAGATTTTGTCGTCCATTCCCACCGAGACCAGCGTAGGAATCTTAATCTTCTTCGCAAAGTTTATACTATCATAATATGCTAAACTCTTTTTCATCGCGCTCTTTTTGGTTTTCGAACTGTTCAACTGAGCGTTGACTTCCTTCATCCAGCTTTTTTCGAGTTTGAGCTGGTTGTCGTCTATATGACAGAAGTTCGGAGTTTCTAAGATGAGTCCTTTGATCCGGTTCGTAAACGCGGCGCCGAACGCGGCGAGGGACGCTCCCATCGATTTTCCGGCGAGGATGATCTTGTCGCCGTCGATTCCGTCCGTGAGTCTTAAAAATTCCACGGCGCGGATCACGTCGAGATAGAGACCTTTCATGAAGAAGGCGTCTCTTCCGTCGAGACCTTTGGAAAAATAACCGGGCGTCCAATCCGGATCGGCGACTTCTCCCTCTTTTAGTTCGGGACGAACCAGTTGCGAACCGTGTCCGCGGAGATCGATGATGAGTTGTGCGACCCCGGTTTCGGTAAGTCCTTTGATGATTGCGGGTCTGTCTTTTCCGTAATCGTGAAAATAAACCACGACGGGAAGATCTCCCCGTTTTCGGGGAATGACGAGGGTTCCGTTCAAGGTCGCGTTTTGCCAAGACTGAAAGGAAATATCGTAGATCGTTTCCTTGATAATGGAACCTTTGAGAAGAGCCTTGGATTGTTTTTTAATCGGAAAGTTTTTTAAATCCCGGATCGCCTCGGCCCAAAATTCGTCGAGGTCGCTAGGGCTGTGAAGCTCCGGATAGGTTTGAAAACATTCGTCAAAACTGATCGCCATCTGGAAACATCGTTTTCACTTTACCGGTGGTGTAAAGTGTTCTTTTGCCGAATACAGCGTCTGTAGCAGAAGTACTGCGATCGTCATCGGACCCACACCGCCCGGAACGGGAGTGTAATGGGAAGAATGGTCTTTCGCTTTTGAAATTTCGATATCGCCCACATTCCCCGGATTGTAACCCGCGTCCAAAAGAACCGCTCCTTTGGAAATCCAATCCGCCTTGATGAATTCCGGTTTTCCGACCGCACCCACGATGATATCCGCCCTACGAACGATCTCCGGAAGATTTTGGGTTTTAGAATGACAAAGCGTAACCGTCGCGTTCATCTCTGTGAGAAGCATCGCCATCGGTTTGCCGAGAATCGGAGACCGACCGACCACGACCGCGTTCTTCCCGGCGACCTCGATTCCGTATTCCTTCAGTAAAAGAACCATACCGTACGGAGTGCAGGGAAGATAGGTTTCTACTCCCATCGATAGTTTTCCGAAAGAAAGAGTGGTGACCCCGTCCACATCCTTGTGAAGAGCGATCCGATCAAAGGCGGCTCTTTCGTCGATCTGAGGAGGAGAAGGATGTTGGAGTAAGATTCCGTCCACGCTATCGTCGGCGTTGAGTTTATCGATGACTGCGAGTAATTCTTCCGTTGTGGTTGTTTCTCCCAAACGGATCATCTCCGAACCCATTCCCACGGAATGACAGGCTTTGACCTTCATCGCAACGTAGGTTTCGGAAGCGGGGTTGTTTCCGACTAGGATCGTGGCGAGTTTTGGAATTCTAAGATTCTTCGCTTTTCGTTCTTCGATCTCGGAACGAATTCCATCCCTGATTTTTTCGGAGAGTTTTTTACCATCTAAGAGAACCGGATTCATACTTCTCAGGATTTCGGAACCGACTTCTCTGTCAGGTAAAAAATATCCTTTCCGAACCAACCGAAACCGTAAAATGGGTTCATGTCTGAAACACCGATCGTCAGTAATCATGAATTAGAAACATACGTGGATCGTACGGTAGTCGTCCAAGGTTGGGTTCACGGAATCCGGGGGAGCAACGCAAGACAGTTTATCTCTTTAAGAAACAGCGGAAGAATTCTCCAGGTGCTGGCCGAAAAAGAAATCCTCGGCGAAGAAGTCTTTCAAACCGTAAAACATCTCCGTCAGGAAACTTCCGTAGCGGTTACGGGCAAACTCGTGCGCAACGAAAAATCTCCGATCGGTTTCGAACTCGTGATGGATTCGATCCGCATCGTGGGAGAATCCGAAAATTATCCGATCACTCCGAAGGAACACGGGATCGATTTTTTGATTTCGCAACGCCATCTCTGGTTGCGTTCCTCCAAACAACTCGCGATCCTTCGCGTGAGAGACAATCTTTCGTTCGCGATCCGCAAATACTTTCATGAAAGACAATTTCTTTTGATCGATACTCCGATTCTCACCGGTTCTGTGGGAGAAAGCGCGGGCACTTTGTTTTCCACGGAATATTTCGATTTGGGGAACGCGTATCTTGCGCAGACCGGACAGTTGTATTTGGAAACGGCGATCTTCGCGCACAATAAAGTCTTTTGTTACGGACCTACGTTTCGCGCGGAGAAGAGTAAGACGCGCAGACACTTGACGGAATTTTGGATGGTGGAAGCGGAAGTGGCGTTTGCGAGCCACGCGGAGAACTTGAAGTTGCAGGAAGACTTCGTAAAGACGATCATCCAAGAGACCGTTCAAAATTCTTTGCAGGACCTAAAGGTATTGGAGCGGGATCCTGCGCCGCTGCTTGCGTATCTCGAAAAAGATTTTCCGGTGATCGATTATACGAAGGCGCTCGAAATTCTTCAGTCGAAAGGGGAAGACATCGTTTGGGGAGACGACATCAATTCCGAAAGAGAACAGATGCTCACGACCGAATTCGGCGGACCCGTTTTCATCCAAAAGTATCCGAGAGAAGCGAAGGCCTTTTACATGAAGGTGAATCCCGAAGATCCGAAAACGGTCTTGAACGCCGACTTAATCGCGCCGGACGGAGTGGGTGAAATCATCGGCGGATCGGAACGGGAAGAAAATTACGAAAACATCGTTCATCGTCTGCAGGAGGAAAAACTTCCAGTGGAATCCTATGATTGGTATCTGGATCTGCGAAAATACGGATCGGTTCCTCATTCCGGATTCGGGCTCGGTTCGGAACGAATGATCGCCTGGATCTGCGGATTGCAGCACGTCCGGGAATGTATTCCGTTCCCGAGGATGATGGAACGACTTTATCCATGAAACGGGATCTGTCGAGCGACCCGTAGGGAGCGAGATGCTGAGTTCAGAGAGCGACGCTTGAGTTAACGCGATTCACTTTTTTTTTAAGCTGAATTCTCCCCGCCCATCCGATAAGAAAAAGAGAGGTATCGTATGGGTCAGAATTTAGCAGTATCCAATCCGTCTTCCATTGAAGAGTCCGCTTGGGAATTATTCGAAACGGGTTCTTATGAAGAAGTGATCGAGATCGCAAAGAATAATCCGAATCACGTTTTTTTAAATCATCTGAGTGGAATTGCTGGCTTTGAATCCGGTTCCGATCATGGAATCAATTATTTCTTGAAAGGTTCCTCCGTTCTTTCCCCTCTTTTGGAAGCCTATCTGTTGAAGGAAGCGGGAAAGTTTCGCGAAGCGGCGAAGAAGTTTTACGCCTATTTTAAAACGACATCGGTTCCCGTTTCTTACGCGATCTTACGCACCGGAATTTTGACGAGCGAAGACGCGGTCGATTTCAAAACCGTTCTCGAATTGATTTCCCTTTACAAGGCCCGTTTTTCCAACGATTACTTCTGCAAGGCGGAATTCTTTTCCAACTATCATCTCCGAAACTACAAGGAATCGATTCAAGTTTTTGCGGAGAATGCAAAACGTCTTACCGAAGAAAGGGACGTGATGGGTGCGCTCGGACTCGCGCTCGTTCATCTCGGAAAATTCGACGAGGCGAAATCCGTACTCGAAAAAATTCCGGGTTACGAAGAACTTCCGAGCTTCGACGATAAGAAGAAGGAATTTTCCGAAAAAATCGCAAGCATTCCTAAGATGGAAGCCAAACGCAAAAGCCTTACGGTTCAAGAACGAATCGAATTGGGATTCGCGTATTTGTTTTCCGAAAACTTCAAAAAGGCGGAAGAGATCTTCAGCGAACTCGTAGCCGTTCACGGTTAAACGAGCGATTCAAACTAAGACAACGGATCGAAACGTTTTTTCTTTTTGAATCGCATCGAAGAACCGAGTTTTATGAAACGAATTGGTTTTATAAAAGCTCGGTTCTTTTTTTACTTCCGATCGTTTTCGGAATTTCAATCGTTCATTTTTGGTTCGTGAAAGAAACGTTCGGACAACCATCCAAAAATAATTTCCTTTCTTCTTTTTCTTTCATCCGAGAATTTCAGTCCTCCAAAACGTCTTCACTCAACTCAAATCCGAAATGAACTTTCATCTACAGAGGAATGGGAGATTGCGGAGAATATTTTCGGTATCGTCTTTTCGAATCGGAGGAAGTCGTTTTACAAGAAATGCGCGCAAAGCTTGATTGCGACGGAACCGGCGCGTATTCGGCCGAGGATGTCCCGGTTGAATGGACAAGATATGAGATTCCGTTCGATTTTTGGAAATTTTTAAAGATCGATATCGGGGAAGGAATCTCAAGATTTACAAACAATCTTTGAGGGGAACAAATTCGGCGTCGAAATTCCCTGTCGTAGTTCCGACGATTTTCTCGTGATAGCAGGGCGCCCCCGCCCGAAGTCGGGTGGTGGAGGCGGGCTTTGCGGGAA
Protein-coding regions in this window:
- the asnS gene encoding asparagine--tRNA ligase, producing the protein MSETPIVSNHELETYVDRTVVVQGWVHGIRGSNARQFISLRNSGRILQVLAEKEILGEEVFQTVKHLRQETSVAVTGKLVRNEKSPIGFELVMDSIRIVGESENYPITPKEHGIDFLISQRHLWLRSSKQLAILRVRDNLSFAIRKYFHERQFLLIDTPILTGSVGESAGTLFSTEYFDLGNAYLAQTGQLYLETAIFAHNKVFCYGPTFRAEKSKTRRHLTEFWMVEAEVAFASHAENLKLQEDFVKTIIQETVQNSLQDLKVLERDPAPLLAYLEKDFPVIDYTKALEILQSKGEDIVWGDDINSEREQMLTTEFGGPVFIQKYPREAKAFYMKVNPEDPKTVLNADLIAPDGVGEIIGGSEREENYENIVHRLQEEKLPVESYDWYLDLRKYGSVPHSGFGLGSERMIAWICGLQHVRECIPFPRMMERLYP
- a CDS encoding tetratricopeptide repeat protein, with the translated sequence MGQNLAVSNPSSIEESAWELFETGSYEEVIEIAKNNPNHVFLNHLSGIAGFESGSDHGINYFLKGSSVLSPLLEAYLLKEAGKFREAAKKFYAYFKTTSVPVSYAILRTGILTSEDAVDFKTVLELISLYKARFSNDYFCKAEFFSNYHLRNYKESIQVFAENAKRLTEERDVMGALGLALVHLGKFDEAKSVLEKIPGYEELPSFDDKKKEFSEKIASIPKMEAKRKSLTVQERIELGFAYLFSENFKKAEEIFSELVAVHG
- the cysS gene encoding cysteine--tRNA ligase; the protein is MIEVYFHNSLSGKKEKFSPVDPKRVTVYSCGPTVYNFAHIGNLRAFLFVDVLRRSLKLLGYGVEMTMNITDIDDKIIRDSIASKKSIQEFTAPWTQAFFEDLKTVSVETLEHYPKATESIPEMIDIIQKLQAKGLVYEKDDSLYFSIQKFNGYGKLSKIDVTGMKTGTRYDTDEYEKEDVRDFVLWKSPKLEGEASWDTLVGTGRPGWHLECSAMIRKVYHSGVDIHTGGVDLLFPHHENEIAQSEGAFPGETFVGTWLHSEHLLVDGQKMSKSKGNFYTLRDLVQQGLDPKAIRFLLISAHYRSKLNFSTDRIAEATANIRKIQNCLDRLLDSEKDTIVSDSYVFALPVTQGWKREFEESLADDLNVSKALAVVFESVRQINSFLDTNQTDSSQRIEYIQLFAYYDRIFGVLDFSSKTDLIDSEIDSLIEERQTARKNKDFARSDAIRDQLLAQGILIEDTKDGIRWRRK
- the rlmB gene encoding 23S rRNA (guanosine(2251)-2'-O)-methyltransferase RlmB; translation: MEAKIARPEYIFGKRTLIELTEAHQGNEHSFPFIELFVKENPGTEITEKIINRLPAFVKVHKVSGNKLDSLVPGRNHQGIVALKAPARQTADKKNLEELLAEKPGAFLILDRIQDPGNLGNILRTAECFGVKNIILPERESAGITPVVEKVSSGALSFLKIFTVKNLANTIELLKENGYWIVSTSDRGTEDWSKLPDLQELAILMGNEGEGVKRILMEKSDFVLRIPIHGNLSSLNVTVATGVVLDRIVNRK
- the folD gene encoding bifunctional methylenetetrahydrofolate dehydrogenase/methenyltetrahydrofolate cyclohydrolase FolD — encoded protein: MNPVLLDGKKLSEKIRDGIRSEIEERKAKNLRIPKLATILVGNNPASETYVAMKVKACHSVGMGSEMIRLGETTTTEELLAVIDKLNADDSVDGILLQHPSPPQIDERAAFDRIALHKDVDGVTTLSFGKLSMGVETYLPCTPYGMVLLLKEYGIEVAGKNAVVVGRSPILGKPMAMLLTEMNATVTLCHSKTQNLPEIVRRADIIVGAVGKPEFIKADWISKGAVLLDAGYNPGNVGDIEISKAKDHSSHYTPVPGGVGPMTIAVLLLQTLYSAKEHFTPPVK
- the hisF gene encoding imidazole glycerol phosphate synthase subunit HisF, giving the protein MSNLTARVIPCLDIKDGRVVKGVNFVNLVDAGDPVESAAIYEENLADELCFLDITASSDRREILLHLVERIAEKIFIPFTVGGGIRTVADVRAVLEKGADKVSINTAAFQNPELLRESSEIYGSQCIVCAIDVKFHKERDRYEIFLHGGRTETGREALDWAQEAAAKGAGEILLTSMDRDGTRNGFDINLLKTFSSSLEIPIIASGGAGNPEHMVEAILRGKADAVLAASIFHFGEYSIRETKSAMKEMGIAVRLE
- the gatA gene encoding Asp-tRNA(Asn)/Glu-tRNA(Gln) amidotransferase subunit GatA is translated as MNEILKNSYTDLKASLNSGKITATELAKACIDRIKEVDGSVKAFLSLDEKRILDAAAESDARRKAGKPLSEFDGMPVAIKDNICIQDSITSCSSKILENYKSPFHANAVEKLLAKGFVLFPRTNMDEFAMGSSTENSAFQTTRNPFDLERIPGGSSGGSAAAVAASMVPLALGSDTGGSVRQPASLCGLYGLKPTYGTVSRYGLVAYASSLDQIGPFSKDVQGCIDLYSVISGKDERDSTSVNRPAFSANDVSAPDLKGLKVGVIKMTPEIQPEVTQAYEKLLSQLKEKGATLVELDFSKFSLAIPIYYIIATAECSSNLSRFDGIRFGSRKDNTGKLEDLYVDSRTEGFGPEVKRRILLGTFSLSAGYYDAYYGTAQKARVLIRKEYESFFQKVDLILQPTSPTTAFKVGEKTKDPVQMYKADIWTTSVNLAGVPAISVPMGTDAKGLPIGLQITAPHFQEGKLFGAAQAISKLEGLNIQFPEKIG
- a CDS encoding acetylxylan esterase, with translation MAISFDECFQTYPELHSPSDLDEFWAEAIRDLKNFPIKKQSKALLKGSIIKETIYDISFQSWQNATLNGTLVIPRKRGDLPVVVYFHDYGKDRPAIIKGLTETGVAQLIIDLRGHGSQLVRPELKEGEVADPDWTPGYFSKGLDGRDAFFMKGLYLDVIRAVEFLRLTDGIDGDKIILAGKSMGASLAAFGAAFTNRIKGLILETPNFCHIDDNQLKLEKSWMKEVNAQLNSSKTKKSAMKKSLAYYDSINFAKKIKIPTLVSVGMDDKISHPKSVFAFFNHLNNDKRMQVYPTEGNEAGLKGDKQNGANLEFVREIFFPE
- a CDS encoding esterase/lipase family protein, whose protein sequence is MKSYKSSFKLLAFSLCFAILSSCSNLSWEKVKEKLNLAKKKSTAEEILEGLTLAFWGEFNHELYKFVPVPLIVTKGQITADQFAVATPELKEGKPKIVLIHGWDFKEKSFNPPTDKFTKVSNLRSTWDDALEMYSQNLSGVQTSYELYTFTYRTSDYVESNGKRLIDRLNTVFTSEDKVILLAHSMGGLVSRSALYHTNNTKDVIDFIVTLGTPYMGSPFASSSYQGNFGAIGELIGFMTGTDGGKDLAYTNALGASYQVPSPSEAISGAQNAYLERLLSESSKDGRVTAFYGEMSVCNGHPGSEAIYTIACNILSNGSPSFANKSDGIVTSTSGKMSNKIAAGKQISKDFDHAQLSFRNHVDNTSRNTFFNQVMTVINAL